The following are encoded in a window of Streptococcus pasteurianus genomic DNA:
- a CDS encoding restriction endonuclease subunit S domain-containing protein — protein MNGLVENYKSNKIAKVPLKEITEHFKGKAVSKLGDGGNISVINLSDMDDTGIDYVHLKKIDCDEKSVSRYLLQEGDVLIASKGTVKKIAVFAEQAEPVIASANITVLRPTSDISGGYIRLFLASDLGQALLDETNTGKNVMNLNTQKIISIEIPKIPVIRQAYLIQGYEQGLKDYKRKLARAKQEWQRIRSEVEKNLF, from the coding sequence ATGAACGGACTTGTTGAAAATTACAAATCAAATAAGATTGCTAAGGTTCCTTTAAAGGAGATTACAGAACATTTTAAAGGTAAGGCAGTTTCAAAATTAGGAGATGGTGGTAATATTTCTGTAATTAATTTAAGCGACATGGACGACACGGGGATTGACTATGTTCATTTAAAGAAAATTGATTGTGATGAAAAAAGTGTCTCACGTTATCTGTTGCAAGAAGGAGATGTGTTAATCGCTTCTAAAGGTACAGTGAAAAAAATTGCTGTTTTTGCTGAACAAGCCGAACCAGTAATTGCTTCGGCTAACATTACTGTTTTACGTCCTACCAGCGATATTTCAGGGGGTTATATCAGACTGTTTTTGGCATCTGATTTAGGACAAGCACTACTGGATGAGACAAATACTGGTAAGAATGTGATGAATTTAAATACTCAAAAAATTATCAGTATTGAAATACCAAAGATTCCTGTTATTCGCCAAGCTTACTTAATTCAAGGATACGAACAAGGTTTGAAAGACTATAAACGTAAACTAGCCAGAGCAAAACAAGAATGGCAACGTATTCGTAGCGAGGTTGAAAAAAACTTATTTTAA
- a CDS encoding ABC transporter ATP-binding protein produces MISVKNLKFTYLNSKKLSLKIDSLQVAKGECLVLCGKSGSGKTTFARLLNGLVPEYYQGKLEGDIQVVGMQPGQNSVEEMSQKIASVFQNPATQFFHRKVEHELVFPCENQGIAQADIQNRLKQTIELFNLEQLLNYDLLNASGGEQQRVAIATANMQNPQLLILDEPSANLDQTSVERLKSHLKDLKSLGVTIVIAEHRLDFLKDLGDIYLYFENGEVTHTWSRKEWLALSEDNRHKLGLRSGENLSFASQTLPEVPAQNDLRVHELTLTAGKKSLGAISHLAFPAGKIIAILGQNGFGKSSFAKLLSGLNKSNGIISLAGRPLSEKERLKETAYVMQEISLQLFSDSVKKELLLGNHQKKDYQKIADNLGLQDLLQRHPLSLSGGEQQRVLIGNALLSDKKIFIFDEPTSGLDYEHMLAVGKLLQELKAAGKIVLVITHDKELVTTVCDYQLDFAKYISNE; encoded by the coding sequence ATGATTTCCGTTAAAAATCTTAAATTCACTTATTTGAATAGTAAGAAATTAAGTCTGAAAATCGATTCTCTCCAAGTTGCTAAGGGAGAATGTTTGGTGCTCTGTGGAAAAAGTGGTAGTGGTAAGACAACCTTTGCAAGATTATTGAATGGTTTAGTACCAGAATACTATCAAGGTAAATTAGAAGGTGACATTCAAGTTGTTGGCATGCAACCAGGGCAAAATTCTGTCGAAGAAATGTCACAAAAAATCGCCTCTGTATTTCAAAATCCTGCCACACAGTTTTTCCATCGCAAAGTTGAACACGAGCTAGTTTTTCCTTGTGAAAACCAAGGGATTGCTCAAGCTGACATCCAAAACCGTCTAAAGCAAACAATCGAGTTATTTAATCTTGAACAGTTGTTGAATTATGATTTACTAAACGCTTCAGGTGGGGAGCAACAGCGTGTTGCCATTGCGACAGCTAACATGCAAAATCCTCAACTTTTGATACTAGATGAGCCTAGTGCCAATTTAGACCAAACAAGCGTTGAAAGGTTAAAATCACATCTTAAGGATTTAAAATCACTCGGAGTGACGATTGTGATAGCTGAGCACCGTCTAGATTTCTTAAAAGATTTAGGTGATATCTATCTGTACTTTGAAAATGGTGAGGTGACTCATACTTGGTCACGTAAGGAGTGGCTAGCCCTAAGCGAAGATAACCGACATAAGCTTGGTTTACGCAGTGGCGAAAACCTTTCTTTTGCTAGTCAAACATTACCAGAAGTGCCTGCTCAAAATGACCTTCGGGTACACGAGCTTACGCTGACAGCAGGGAAAAAATCTTTGGGGGCTATAAGTCATTTAGCTTTTCCAGCTGGGAAAATAATAGCTATTCTTGGGCAAAATGGTTTTGGAAAATCGAGTTTTGCAAAGCTTCTTTCTGGTTTAAATAAATCAAATGGTATTATTTCTCTTGCGGGACGTCCCCTTTCAGAAAAAGAACGCCTTAAAGAGACAGCCTACGTTATGCAAGAAATCTCCCTTCAACTCTTTTCAGATAGTGTTAAAAAAGAGTTGCTTCTTGGCAATCATCAGAAAAAGGATTATCAAAAAATTGCTGATAATTTAGGTTTGCAAGACTTATTACAACGTCATCCGCTATCTTTATCAGGCGGTGAACAACAACGTGTTCTTATTGGAAATGCTTTGCTATCGGATAAGAAAATTTTCATCTTTGATGAGCCAACAAGCGGTCTTGATTACGAGCACATGTTAGCTGTTGGGAAACTTTTGCAGGAGTTAAAAGCAGCAGGAAAAATCGTTCTTGTTATCACACACGATAAAGAATTAGTCACGACTGTTTGTGACTATCAACTAGATTTTGCAAAATATATTTCGAATGAATAA
- a CDS encoding energy-coupling factor transporter transmembrane component T, whose product MNAVTIDVRTKIILLFFTNILLLLHISDGYECLLMIGLGLLFFLEGDRKRALYYVIPFLALIVLEDYLLSPEYVTSYIALFLVGGRRFLPCFMIGGSILKGSVHEFIVTMRTWHMPEGLLIAIAVMMRFLPMIKEHYRMICDSLKIRGIFTSRWMIIRHPLMFFEYILVPLLMNATRIAQDLTIASMTKGVASQNRKTSYMTYRFGLVDYAAYGFMVIFVLALIMGVTL is encoded by the coding sequence ATGAATGCAGTTACTATTGATGTTCGTACTAAAATAATCTTACTTTTTTTTACCAATATTTTACTGTTGCTTCATATTTCTGATGGCTATGAATGCCTTTTAATGATTGGCTTAGGGCTATTGTTTTTTCTGGAAGGTGACCGAAAAAGAGCGCTATATTATGTCATTCCGTTCCTAGCATTGATTGTTTTAGAAGATTATCTATTATCACCAGAGTATGTGACGTCTTATATTGCTTTGTTTCTAGTTGGTGGGCGTAGATTTTTACCTTGTTTTATGATTGGTGGTAGTATTTTAAAAGGTTCGGTGCATGAATTCATCGTCACTATGCGTACATGGCACATGCCAGAAGGACTTTTAATCGCTATTGCCGTCATGATGCGCTTTTTACCAATGATAAAAGAGCATTACCGAATGATTTGTGATAGCCTAAAAATCAGAGGAATTTTTACGAGTCGTTGGATGATTATTCGTCATCCACTGATGTTTTTTGAATATATTTTAGTGCCTTTGCTGATGAATGCTACTCGTATCGCACAAGATTTGACAATCGCTAGTATGACAAAAGGTGTTGCTAGTCAAAACAGAAAAACGTCCTACATGACTTATAGATTTGGCTTAGTTGATTATGCTGCCTATGGCTTTATGGTTATTTTTGTATTAGCTCTCATAATGGGGGTGACATTGTGA
- a CDS encoding MptD family putative ECF transporter S component: MKTKDIITTGIYTALYFVFLCLGTLLSVLLAYSANMKYAPAFIALLAGTVYMLLIAKTKKFGCLILMSAVISVFFFMSGHFAFSFLPNLISGILADIIAKFGKYENKLYNLISYIVFSFGNLGPVIMMWVVRDAYIEHLVAIGKDTSYINEVMVNSDFSNVAWLSLTIIIGGLLGGLFGQYMLKKHFNKAGMVE; this comes from the coding sequence TTGAAAACTAAAGATATTATTACAACAGGAATTTATACAGCACTTTATTTTGTTTTTTTATGTTTAGGAACATTATTATCTGTTCTATTGGCGTATAGTGCAAATATGAAATATGCGCCAGCTTTCATTGCTTTGTTGGCAGGAACAGTTTATATGCTCTTAATTGCTAAAACAAAGAAATTTGGTTGTTTAATACTAATGTCAGCTGTTATTTCCGTTTTCTTCTTTATGTCAGGACATTTCGCTTTTTCATTTCTTCCAAATTTAATTAGCGGTATTTTAGCGGATATCATTGCAAAATTTGGTAAATATGAAAATAAACTTTACAATTTGATTTCTTATATTGTCTTTTCATTCGGAAATTTAGGTCCTGTCATTATGATGTGGGTTGTTCGAGACGCTTATATTGAACATTTGGTTGCGATTGGAAAAGACACGAGTTACATCAATGAAGTAATGGTTAATTCTGATTTTTCAAACGTTGCTTGGCTTTCTTTAACTATCATTATCGGTGGTTTACTTGGCGGTTTATTCGGACAATATATGCTGAAAAAACACTTTAATAAAGCTGGTATGGTAGAGTAA
- a CDS encoding ABC transporter ATP-binding protein produces the protein MASKELSIKTLVKRLANLVKGLWLQYVLAVGGAVLGFLMTILIPSLVIRLAWQALEGQTPHFSFVVILFALGLMRGILRYIEHFFGHYVAFKTLYDFRCMVFAKLRRLAPTKLEQQDSGNMLKMIGEDIEAMEVFFAHTLPPVMTASLVTIILAVYYWSVSPVIAVISLLVYAILAIFLPRAQTRQLQPLLQKQSQTRKAYMSHFSDSLHGMKELLQFGQIKSDLEHLNKESELVNAREKEVAQAQHLQASLSFLVIGLAIMLVAVLAISQANQGEISLVSATTIIVVFSTSFAPYLELSRLPLGFKRAMTAARQVFELLDEKEFDKSGQTFDETIDSIVLEDASFAYENRNQSIFNHLSVAFENHKIIGLVGQSGSGKSTLMKLVMRWYDNTKGQILVNHKPLSTLAARDIQNRIAYIPQIPQVFSQSIRENLTLGNPDITDDMILETAAKCRIKDKILSTENGLDTLLNSEQTLFSAGELQRLELTRALLKDADCYIFDEPTSNLDSLNEAAFLQVVREHCKGYVFLISHRLSTVAASDVIYKVENETLTQI, from the coding sequence ATGGCTAGTAAAGAATTATCAATAAAAACACTTGTTAAACGTCTTGCAAATTTGGTCAAAGGCTTATGGCTACAATATGTTTTAGCAGTTGGCGGAGCTGTTTTGGGATTTTTGATGACCATTCTTATTCCAAGTTTAGTCATTCGTCTAGCTTGGCAAGCTTTAGAAGGTCAGACACCGCACTTTTCTTTTGTGGTTATCTTGTTTGCCTTGGGGCTCATGCGGGGGATTTTACGCTACATTGAGCACTTTTTTGGGCATTATGTCGCCTTTAAAACACTTTACGATTTTAGATGCATGGTTTTTGCAAAACTACGTCGTTTAGCACCAACAAAATTGGAACAACAAGATAGCGGAAACATGCTAAAAATGATTGGTGAAGACATTGAAGCAATGGAAGTTTTCTTTGCTCACACCCTTCCACCAGTAATGACAGCCAGTCTAGTAACGATTATTTTAGCGGTTTATTACTGGTCAGTTTCACCTGTGATTGCTGTGATTAGTTTATTGGTTTATGCGATTTTAGCGATTTTCCTACCACGAGCACAAACACGACAGTTACAACCATTATTGCAGAAGCAGTCACAAACACGCAAAGCTTATATGTCTCATTTTTCGGACAGTTTGCATGGCATGAAAGAATTGCTGCAGTTTGGGCAAATTAAATCAGACTTGGAACACTTAAATAAAGAAAGCGAATTGGTTAATGCGCGTGAAAAAGAGGTGGCACAAGCACAGCACCTGCAAGCAAGTCTATCATTTCTAGTAATTGGATTAGCTATCATGCTAGTAGCAGTTTTGGCTATCTCACAAGCAAACCAAGGAGAAATTTCTCTTGTTTCTGCAACAACAATTATTGTTGTCTTTTCAACGTCATTTGCGCCATATTTGGAATTGAGTCGCCTGCCACTTGGCTTTAAACGGGCGATGACAGCAGCTCGTCAAGTTTTTGAATTATTAGATGAGAAAGAATTTGATAAATCAGGTCAAACCTTTGATGAAACAATAGATAGTATTGTCTTGGAAGATGCTTCATTTGCGTATGAGAATCGTAATCAAAGCATTTTTAATCACCTGTCAGTTGCCTTTGAAAATCATAAAATCATTGGTTTAGTTGGACAATCTGGTTCTGGTAAATCCACTCTGATGAAGCTTGTCATGAGATGGTATGATAATACTAAAGGACAAATTTTAGTGAATCATAAGCCACTTTCAACTCTGGCAGCACGTGATATTCAAAATCGTATTGCCTATATTCCACAAATTCCTCAAGTATTCAGCCAAAGTATTCGTGAGAATTTGACGCTTGGCAATCCAGATATTACAGATGACATGATTTTAGAAACGGCAGCAAAATGTCGCATTAAAGACAAGATTTTGTCAACTGAGAATGGGTTAGATACGCTCTTAAACAGCGAGCAAACGCTATTTTCAGCAGGTGAATTACAACGCTTAGAGTTGACACGAGCTTTACTAAAAGATGCTGATTGTTACATTTTTGATGAACCAACAAGTAACCTCGATTCACTTAACGAGGCAGCATTTTTACAAGTTGTTCGTGAACATTGTAAAGGCTATGTTTTTCTTATTTCTCATCGTTTGAGTACAGTAGCAGCTAGCGATGTTATTTACAAAGTTGAAAATGAAACCTTGACCCAGATATAG
- a CDS encoding ABC transporter ATP-binding protein/permease — MAENQQKRISRERRKRLLRRLKSEVGPHKRDLYITAVLSWIQFLMRILSFFLIGKSVEHLYKGEEISLITLICQLLILSAIGFAVSLLAKNYQGTASQYARNHLKGAFFEAFQNHGGEFDDKDFSVADIMNVASQGIDTLDTYFNHYLTISLRAYFNCATVLLLVAFIYPIGGLIFLVSLPFIPVSIILMQKRSKKIMNHYWATYMDVGNLFMDDLKGMNTLYTYDADERYEKTFVEKAEEFRQSTMELLKFQLQSVGYMDGVMYIGVGVSGFAAAVSLSHGHLSLFSLIFFVLIATEFFAPIREMGYGMHLVMMNTKMADRIYTFLDSAAVDDSQENKASLPTDIKEIRFDNVSFSYDNTKILSNLSFTIPKGKIFAVAGESGRGKTTIAKLLQKQLSVSEGKIFFGQQDLADVSLDAVKESVVYVSPESYLFNGTIYENLALAIDMSQAQLLTWLNQRHLMTFLQDLPEGLQTVVGENGNLLSPGQRQQIICARALLAKRPIYIFDEMTSSIDSENEQLLYDYIKLTAQNAIVLVISHKMKQVLQAEQVLFIDSKRTISFGRPEALLTTNAEFKKLVSTQEELEAILHG; from the coding sequence ATGGCTGAGAATCAACAAAAGCGTATATCGCGCGAACGGCGGAAGAGGTTGCTTCGTCGCTTGAAGTCAGAAGTCGGTCCGCATAAACGCGATCTTTATATCACGGCAGTCTTGTCGTGGATACAATTTTTAATGCGTATTCTCTCATTTTTCCTGATTGGGAAAAGTGTAGAGCACTTATATAAAGGTGAGGAAATCTCACTCATTACCCTTATTTGCCAGCTATTGATACTAAGCGCTATCGGTTTTGCCGTATCCTTGCTAGCTAAAAATTATCAAGGAACAGCTTCACAATATGCTCGTAATCATTTAAAAGGAGCTTTTTTTGAAGCGTTTCAAAATCATGGCGGTGAATTTGACGACAAGGACTTTTCTGTTGCTGATATCATGAATGTGGCATCGCAAGGGATTGACACCTTAGACACTTATTTCAACCACTACTTAACAATTTCGTTAAGAGCTTACTTTAACTGTGCAACGGTTCTATTATTAGTTGCGTTTATCTATCCTATTGGTGGTTTGATTTTTCTAGTCAGCCTACCGTTTATTCCTGTGTCTATTATTTTGATGCAAAAGCGTTCTAAAAAGATTATGAACCATTATTGGGCGACTTATATGGACGTTGGTAATCTTTTTATGGATGATTTAAAGGGAATGAATACTCTTTACACCTATGATGCTGACGAACGCTATGAAAAGACATTTGTTGAAAAAGCGGAAGAATTTCGTCAATCAACCATGGAATTGTTGAAATTTCAATTGCAATCTGTTGGTTATATGGACGGTGTCATGTACATTGGTGTCGGGGTTTCAGGATTTGCAGCAGCAGTTTCACTATCACATGGTCATCTTTCATTGTTTAGTTTGATTTTCTTTGTTCTCATTGCAACCGAATTTTTTGCACCAATTCGTGAAATGGGCTATGGTATGCACTTGGTAATGATGAATACTAAAATGGCTGACCGCATTTACACTTTTTTAGATAGCGCAGCGGTAGATGATTCTCAAGAAAACAAAGCATCGCTACCAACTGATATTAAAGAAATTCGTTTTGATAATGTCAGCTTTTCGTATGACAATACTAAGATTTTATCGAACTTGTCATTTACAATTCCTAAAGGGAAAATTTTTGCTGTCGCTGGTGAAAGTGGTCGTGGGAAAACGACTATTGCGAAACTTCTTCAAAAACAATTATCGGTATCAGAAGGAAAGATTTTCTTTGGTCAACAAGATTTAGCGGATGTTAGTTTGGATGCTGTCAAAGAAAGTGTGGTGTATGTATCGCCAGAATCATATCTATTTAATGGAACAATCTATGAGAATCTTGCTCTAGCGATAGATATGTCTCAGGCGCAGTTGCTGACTTGGTTGAATCAACGTCACCTCATGACTTTCTTACAAGATTTACCAGAAGGATTGCAAACCGTGGTCGGAGAAAATGGAAATCTTTTGTCACCAGGTCAACGCCAACAAATTATTTGTGCCCGTGCTCTCCTTGCTAAACGCCCTATCTATATTTTTGATGAAATGACATCAAGTATTGATAGTGAAAACGAGCAATTGCTTTATGACTACATTAAATTAACTGCTCAGAATGCCATTGTTTTGGTTATCTCACATAAAATGAAGCAAGTTTTACAAGCAGAGCAAGTTCTTTTTATTGATAGCAAGCGCACCATTTCATTTGGGCGACCAGAAGCATTATTAACAACTAATGCGGAATTTAAAAAACTCGTGTCAACTCAAGAAGAATTGGAGGCGATTTTACATGGCTAG
- a CDS encoding FtsX-like permease family protein: MAKKTYWKDIRKSFGSSKGRFLSIMLLMMLGAFAFVGLKVTGPDMQATASQYLKKHNTMDLSVIASYGFSDVDKEELDSIKNADVEYGYLTDVTVKNTDDAIRVFSKSTSISTYELVSGRFPKSSDEIALASTMKDDYKVGNMISFMQSDEDGILKNTTYKVVGFVNSSEILSKTSLGSSTAGDGFLSNYAVVTESAFDTDTYTIARIRYDNLKTLNPFSESYKQKVADKQDELDDLLSDNAEQRLASLKSDAQAEVDANQEKVDSAKAQLAAQESALASLSAEQQAAAQSSIDQAQAEITESESEIQEAQAKIDAMTEPTYTSYTRSTLPGGEGYQTYESSTSSISSIGNIFPVVLYVVAALVTFTTMTRFVDEERTNSGILKALGYRNSDVIKKFVIYGFVASMIGTVLGIVAGHYLLSRIIAQIVTSDTTLGETHLYFYWNYTAIALVLALISAVLPAFLIAKNELSEKPAQLLLPKPPVKGSKIFLERIGVIWRSLSFTHKVTVRNIFRYKQRMLMTIFGVAGSVALLFAGLGIRSSLGNVIENQFTNLMPYDMIVVKNDDNSSSENQEVKDFMDSNKVSQYQSIYFTTLSETISGLSDKQTVSIMVSSGDDFGDFIHLKDASSGDSLTLADDGIIISEKLASLYHVEAGDSFILKDSDGKKHTVKVAAVAEMNVGHYLFMSHKVYQKIFGEIPDDNAYLVTLKNDSSSNIEKLSTKLLAMSGVSAVSQNSSLVKTVKSVVASLNGAMTILIVVSILLAVVILYNLTNINVAERIRELSTIKVLGFYDKEVTMYIYRETISLSLIGIIVGLIGGKYLHQVIMGMIGSDNIMFGTTVGWDVYAIPIAVIVIILLALGWLVNHILKTVDMLEALKSVD; encoded by the coding sequence ATGGCGAAAAAGACTTATTGGAAAGATATCCGAAAATCATTTGGCAGTTCAAAGGGACGTTTTTTATCCATTATGCTTTTGATGATGTTGGGTGCGTTTGCCTTCGTTGGTTTAAAAGTAACTGGACCTGACATGCAGGCAACTGCTAGCCAATATTTGAAAAAACATAATACAATGGACTTGTCTGTCATTGCAAGTTACGGCTTTAGTGATGTTGACAAAGAAGAACTAGATAGTATTAAAAATGCCGATGTTGAATATGGTTATCTGACAGATGTTACCGTTAAGAATACCGATGATGCTATTCGTGTATTTTCAAAAAGCACAAGCATTTCTACCTACGAACTTGTATCAGGAAGGTTTCCAAAATCATCTGATGAAATTGCGCTTGCTTCAACGATGAAAGATGATTATAAAGTCGGCAATATGATTAGCTTTATGCAATCAGATGAGGATGGAATTTTAAAAAATACCACCTATAAAGTCGTTGGTTTTGTGAATTCATCTGAAATTTTGTCAAAGACAAGCTTGGGTTCTTCGACGGCTGGTGACGGTTTTTTGTCAAATTATGCTGTCGTTACAGAATCGGCTTTTGACACAGATACTTACACGATTGCTCGCATTCGTTACGACAATTTAAAAACGTTAAATCCATTTTCAGAAAGTTACAAGCAAAAAGTTGCAGATAAGCAAGATGAATTAGATGATTTACTCTCTGATAATGCTGAGCAACGTTTGGCAAGTCTAAAATCAGATGCACAAGCAGAAGTAGATGCTAATCAGGAAAAGGTTGATAGCGCTAAAGCGCAATTGGCTGCGCAGGAGTCGGCTCTTGCTAGTTTGTCTGCTGAACAACAAGCTGCCGCACAAAGTTCAATTGACCAAGCACAAGCTGAAATTACAGAGAGCGAAAGCGAAATTCAAGAAGCGCAAGCTAAAATTGATGCCATGACAGAGCCGACTTATACGTCATACACACGATCGACATTACCAGGGGGAGAAGGTTATCAGACTTATGAATCTAGTACGTCAAGTATTAGCAGCATTGGGAATATCTTTCCTGTCGTGCTTTATGTCGTCGCTGCACTGGTGACATTTACCACAATGACCCGTTTTGTTGATGAAGAGCGTACCAATTCTGGAATTCTCAAGGCGCTTGGTTACAGGAATTCTGACGTTATTAAGAAATTTGTTATTTATGGTTTCGTTGCCAGCATGATTGGAACTGTTCTTGGAATAGTTGCTGGGCACTATTTGTTATCACGTATTATCGCACAGATTGTAACCAGTGATACAACACTTGGTGAGACTCATCTTTATTTCTATTGGAACTACACAGCGATTGCCTTAGTCTTAGCCTTGATTAGTGCGGTTTTACCTGCCTTTCTCATTGCCAAAAATGAACTGAGTGAAAAACCAGCACAGCTGTTGCTACCTAAGCCACCTGTCAAAGGTTCTAAAATTTTCTTGGAACGTATTGGAGTTATCTGGCGTAGTTTATCATTCACGCATAAAGTTACTGTGCGCAATATCTTCCGTTACAAGCAACGAATGTTGATGACGATTTTTGGGGTTGCTGGGTCAGTCGCTCTGCTTTTTGCAGGACTTGGTATTCGCTCATCCTTAGGAAATGTTATCGAAAATCAGTTCACTAATTTAATGCCGTATGACATGATTGTCGTTAAAAACGATGATAACAGCAGTAGTGAAAATCAAGAAGTCAAAGATTTCATGGATTCAAATAAAGTATCGCAATACCAAAGTATCTATTTTACGACTTTATCAGAAACGATTTCAGGTTTAAGCGATAAACAGACCGTATCAATTATGGTCAGCAGCGGTGATGATTTTGGTGATTTTATTCATTTGAAAGATGCTTCGAGTGGCGATAGTCTGACCTTAGCTGATGATGGTATTATCATATCAGAAAAATTAGCTTCGCTTTATCATGTGGAGGCTGGCGACAGCTTTATATTGAAAGACAGTGATGGTAAAAAGCATACCGTGAAAGTCGCTGCAGTAGCTGAAATGAATGTCGGGCATTATCTCTTTATGTCACATAAAGTTTATCAAAAGATTTTCGGAGAAATACCTGATGATAATGCTTACTTGGTAACGTTGAAAAATGATTCTAGCAGTAATATTGAAAAGCTCTCAACGAAATTACTTGCCATGTCTGGTGTTTCAGCTGTCAGCCAAAATTCATCGCTAGTTAAAACGGTTAAATCTGTCGTTGCTTCTTTAAATGGTGCCATGACAATCTTAATCGTGGTTTCTATCTTGCTTGCAGTGGTTATTCTCTATAATTTGACGAATATCAATGTTGCAGAGCGGATTCGTGAACTTTCAACTATTAAGGTTCTTGGTTTCTATGACAAAGAAGTGACAATGTACATTTATCGTGAAACAATCAGCCTATCCTTAATTGGTATCATTGTCGGCTTAATTGGCGGGAAATACCTTCACCAAGTGATTATGGGAATGATTGGTTCGGATAATATTATGTTTGGCACAACTGTTGGCTGGGATGTTTACGCTATACCAATTGCTGTTATTGTTATCATTCTATTAGCATTAGGTTGGCTCGTTAACCATATCCTAAAAACAGTTGATATGCTAGAAGCGTTGAAATCAGTAGATTAG
- a CDS encoding ABC transporter ATP-binding protein: protein MAYIEMKHSYKRYQTGDTEIIANNDINFAIEKGELVIILGASGAGKSTVLNILGGMDNNDEGQVIIDGVDIANYSQKELTTYRRNDVGFVFQFYNLVPNLTAKENVELASEIVEDARDAEQTLIDVGLGKRLNNFPAQLSGGEQQRVSIARAVAKNPKLLLCDEPTGALDYQTGKQVLKILQDMSHQKGSTVIIVTHNSALAPIADRVIHMHDAKVSSIELNEHPQDIETLEY from the coding sequence ATGGCTTACATTGAAATGAAGCATTCTTATAAACGTTATCAAACTGGTGATACAGAGATTATTGCTAATAATGATATTAATTTTGCGATTGAAAAAGGTGAATTAGTTATTATTTTAGGGGCGTCTGGTGCAGGAAAATCAACTGTCCTTAATATCTTGGGTGGCATGGACAATAACGACGAGGGACAAGTGATTATTGATGGTGTTGATATTGCTAATTATAGTCAAAAGGAGTTGACAACCTATCGTCGAAATGATGTTGGTTTTGTTTTTCAATTTTACAATTTAGTTCCAAATTTAACCGCCAAAGAAAATGTTGAATTGGCTTCGGAAATCGTTGAAGATGCTAGAGATGCTGAGCAAACCTTGATTGATGTCGGACTAGGAAAACGTCTGAATAATTTTCCTGCGCAGCTGTCTGGTGGTGAACAACAACGTGTTTCCATTGCGCGTGCAGTCGCTAAAAATCCTAAATTATTGCTGTGTGATGAGCCGACTGGAGCGCTCGATTATCAAACAGGAAAGCAAGTGTTGAAGATTTTACAAGATATGTCTCATCAAAAAGGCTCAACGGTTATTATCGTGACACACAATTCTGCCCTTGCGCCAATTGCTGACCGTGTCATCCATATGCACGATGCCAAGGTGAGCAGTATTGAGCTAAATGAACACCCACAAGATATTGAAACGTTAGAATATTGA
- a CDS encoding TetR/AcrR family transcriptional regulator has translation MKKRHTETENYLKQALAKLLLEKNFEEVTVSDLTRTAGINRGTFYLHYVDKYDMADQFKNDTLDDLFHILSDESIYTDTRVVLFRTLTYVKENFEFIYAISKSAYVDFPKTIKDFVYEFLLTVPEFKETITAYYDIPYQYALEVYLSSIESIISLWVAKGGEESTEEITDIILKVAALEKMI, from the coding sequence ATGAAAAAACGTCATACTGAAACTGAAAATTACCTCAAGCAAGCCCTTGCGAAATTGCTGTTGGAGAAGAATTTTGAAGAGGTCACAGTGTCTGATTTGACACGAACCGCGGGAATAAACCGCGGAACATTTTACCTGCACTATGTTGATAAATACGATATGGCAGACCAATTCAAAAATGATACTCTGGATGATTTATTTCATATTTTAAGTGACGAAAGCATTTATACCGACACACGTGTAGTTCTTTTTAGAACATTAACCTATGTTAAAGAAAATTTTGAATTTATCTATGCCATTTCAAAATCAGCTTATGTTGATTTTCCAAAAACAATCAAGGACTTTGTCTATGAATTTCTTCTGACTGTTCCTGAATTCAAGGAAACAATCACTGCCTACTACGATATTCCCTACCAGTATGCCTTGGAGGTATATTTGTCAAGCATTGAAAGCATCATTTCGCTCTGGGTAGCCAAGGGTGGCGAAGAAAGTACCGAAGAAATCACAGACATTATCCTAAAAGTCGCCGCACTAGAAAAAATGATTTGA